In Hymenobacter sublimis, a single genomic region encodes these proteins:
- a CDS encoding tetratricopeptide repeat protein: MKHAEHTRWQETVQHLLAVRRPEQAEQLLRHRLAINPQEAAAHELLGLVLLNQRNRNAEALAAIREAIALDPQQPDAHYFHSVWLLRNEQPFEALRAIEEALRLNARNATYLGYKAVILNARQHPEAALETTAQGLFLDPGHVECLYQRIRALKDLGRYELAVVTLQQLVRWHPNLAVAHAQLGEEALRTHQLKVAEGHFREAIRLNPTNERTQRKLLPLLAQLGQEAQRQRKPDEARRYFLELWRLAPHEPAAHHGLEQLAKESFWLKRQLLRLDAWSEAVQQDLKKGQLRAFLQLYLVMVPLMALFCLPLLLVMLYATLQWRLHPDVQRLRQHSRQATIGRVAVEVGVGLLGLGLIVALRLWLNTVSDEVILVLLGLLAVSVGVNVLRQRRKASSSLPK; encoded by the coding sequence ATGAAGCACGCCGAGCATACCCGGTGGCAGGAAACCGTACAGCACCTACTAGCCGTGCGCCGGCCGGAGCAAGCGGAGCAACTCTTGCGGCACCGGCTGGCCATCAACCCCCAGGAAGCTGCCGCGCATGAGTTGTTGGGCCTAGTGCTACTCAACCAGCGTAACCGCAACGCGGAGGCCCTGGCCGCTATTCGGGAGGCTATTGCGCTTGACCCGCAACAACCCGACGCGCATTACTTCCACAGCGTCTGGTTGCTGCGTAACGAGCAACCATTCGAAGCCTTGCGGGCTATTGAGGAAGCACTGCGACTTAATGCCCGCAATGCCACCTATTTAGGGTACAAGGCAGTTATTCTGAATGCAAGGCAGCACCCAGAAGCGGCGCTTGAAACAACTGCCCAAGGCTTATTCCTAGATCCGGGCCACGTTGAATGCCTCTACCAACGCATCCGGGCGCTCAAAGACCTGGGTCGTTATGAATTAGCCGTTGTTACGTTACAGCAGCTAGTGCGCTGGCATCCTAACCTAGCAGTAGCTCACGCACAGCTCGGCGAGGAAGCGCTTCGGACCCACCAATTAAAGGTAGCAGAGGGCCATTTTCGCGAAGCCATTCGCTTGAATCCTACCAATGAACGCACTCAGCGGAAGCTACTGCCGCTACTAGCACAACTAGGCCAGGAAGCTCAGCGGCAGCGGAAGCCGGATGAAGCGCGCCGGTATTTTCTGGAGTTATGGCGGCTTGCGCCCCATGAGCCAGCTGCCCACCACGGCTTGGAGCAACTGGCGAAGGAAAGCTTTTGGCTGAAACGGCAGCTGCTGCGCCTTGATGCGTGGTCGGAAGCGGTGCAGCAGGATCTGAAAAAGGGCCAGCTGCGCGCGTTTCTGCAGCTGTATCTGGTCATGGTACCGCTGATGGCCCTGTTTTGCCTGCCCTTGCTCCTGGTTATGCTTTATGCCACCCTGCAGTGGCGTCTGCATCCTGACGTACAGCGGCTGCGGCAGCACTCGCGCCAGGCAACTATTGGCCGGGTGGCTGTGGAGGTGGGAGTAGGACTACTTGGGCTAGGGCTGATTGTGGCATTACGGCTGTGGCTTAATACCGTATCGGATGAGGTTATCCTGGTTCTGCTGGGACTGCTGGCCGTTAGCGTAGGCGTCAACGTGCTCCGCCAGCGGAGAAAAGCTTCTTCCTCTCTACCCAAATAA
- a CDS encoding ATP-binding protein: MSATPNSSAIQPLLEALSFSPDNLPLRKHVASLLTQAGRFAEAEELYRTGLRQAPNDAELQLGLAEAYAELGKSSAAFVVVEELLGTHPEHARAHLLHARLLLAADQLPAAREAYATALTYNPTLEDAELASRLRGGQTAQPAHGGAPATFPGGLGSTTPEDDDFSAIEHTLFSGLERPKITFADVGGMESIKEEIRLKIIHPLQFPELYKAYGKAAGGGMLLYGPPGCGKTYLARATAGEVQASFIHVGINDILDMWLGNSERNLHQLFEQARLQAPCVLFFDEVDALAANRHDLRQSAGRTVINQFLSELDGATRSNEGVLILAATNAPWHLDSAFRRPGRFDRILLVTPPDEAAREAVLGVLLQGKPVAPSVNLRKLAGQTAGFSGADLQAVVDVAIETRLRESMKAGKPLPLEHATLAEAAGKVKPSTREWFATAKNYALYSNEGGIYDDILVYLGIKKPSA, translated from the coding sequence ATGTCCGCTACCCCCAACTCGTCCGCTATTCAACCGCTACTGGAAGCCCTATCCTTCTCGCCCGATAACCTCCCCTTGCGCAAGCACGTGGCCAGCCTGCTCACCCAGGCCGGGCGCTTTGCCGAGGCCGAAGAACTATACCGCACCGGCCTGCGCCAAGCCCCCAACGACGCCGAGTTGCAGTTGGGTTTGGCCGAAGCATACGCCGAGCTAGGCAAATCCTCGGCCGCCTTTGTGGTAGTAGAGGAGCTGTTGGGCACCCACCCGGAGCACGCCCGAGCCCACCTACTCCACGCCCGCCTGCTACTAGCCGCCGACCAGCTGCCGGCTGCCCGCGAGGCCTACGCTACCGCCCTTACCTACAACCCCACCCTGGAAGACGCCGAGCTAGCCAGCCGCTTGCGGGGGGGCCAAACGGCGCAGCCGGCCCACGGCGGTGCACCCGCTACTTTTCCGGGCGGCCTGGGCAGTACTACCCCTGAAGACGACGACTTCAGTGCCATTGAGCACACCCTGTTCAGCGGACTGGAGCGGCCCAAAATTACGTTTGCCGACGTGGGCGGTATGGAAAGCATCAAGGAGGAAATCCGGCTGAAAATCATTCATCCGCTGCAGTTTCCCGAACTGTACAAAGCCTACGGCAAGGCGGCCGGTGGCGGCATGCTCCTGTACGGCCCGCCCGGCTGCGGCAAAACCTACCTGGCAAGGGCCACGGCCGGCGAGGTGCAGGCCAGCTTTATCCACGTCGGTATCAACGACATTCTGGATATGTGGCTGGGCAATAGTGAGCGAAACCTGCACCAGCTATTCGAGCAGGCCCGCTTGCAAGCGCCGTGCGTGCTGTTTTTCGACGAAGTGGACGCCCTAGCCGCCAACCGCCACGATTTGCGCCAGAGTGCGGGCCGCACCGTCATCAACCAGTTTCTTTCGGAGCTGGACGGGGCTACCCGCTCCAATGAGGGCGTCCTGATTCTGGCCGCTACCAACGCCCCCTGGCACCTCGATTCTGCCTTCCGCCGCCCCGGCCGCTTCGACCGGATTCTGCTGGTTACGCCCCCCGATGAGGCGGCCCGCGAGGCTGTGCTGGGCGTATTGTTGCAGGGTAAGCCGGTAGCGCCATCCGTAAACCTGCGCAAGCTGGCCGGCCAAACCGCTGGCTTTTCCGGCGCCGACTTGCAGGCCGTAGTAGACGTAGCCATTGAAACCCGCCTGCGCGAATCGATGAAGGCCGGCAAGCCCCTACCCCTCGAGCACGCAACCTTAGCTGAGGCAGCCGGCAAAGTGAAGCCCAGCACCCGCGAGTGGTTTGCCACGGCCAAAAACTACGCGCTGTACTCCAACGAAGGTGGCATCTATGACGACATTCTGGTGTATTTGGGCATCAAAAAGCCCTCGGCATAG
- a CDS encoding ZIP family metal transporter: MMHFPTWAVAGFWGLVSGSALLLGAAVGYFAHVPQRLIAAVMAFGSGVLISTLSFELMAEAYEKGGFDSTAIGFVGGAAVYTLANWLLARHGAKHRKRSGEHQSQERAAVQQGQKEASSAGDDNGMALAIGALLDGIPESIVIGLSMLAGGGVSVAAVVAIFMSNLPEGLSSAAGMRKAGRTPTYVLGLWASIALISGLASLAGYSLFSGFSAEVVAATTAVSAGAVLAMIADTMIPEAFEVAHNFTGLITVLGFLVSFVLSKMGG; the protein is encoded by the coding sequence ATGATGCATTTTCCTACCTGGGCCGTAGCTGGCTTTTGGGGGCTGGTATCGGGCTCCGCCCTGCTGCTGGGTGCCGCCGTAGGCTACTTTGCCCACGTTCCGCAACGCCTGATTGCCGCCGTTATGGCCTTTGGCAGCGGCGTCCTGATTTCTACGCTCTCCTTCGAGTTGATGGCGGAGGCGTACGAAAAAGGCGGCTTCGACTCCACGGCCATCGGCTTTGTGGGCGGCGCAGCGGTGTACACGCTGGCCAATTGGCTGCTGGCCCGCCACGGAGCCAAACACCGCAAGCGCTCCGGTGAGCACCAGAGTCAGGAGCGGGCCGCCGTGCAACAGGGCCAAAAGGAAGCCAGCAGCGCCGGCGACGATAACGGCATGGCCCTAGCCATCGGGGCCCTGCTCGATGGCATACCGGAAAGCATTGTCATTGGCCTGAGCATGCTGGCCGGAGGCGGCGTGAGTGTGGCGGCGGTGGTAGCCATTTTTATGAGCAACTTACCTGAGGGCCTGAGCAGCGCCGCCGGCATGCGTAAGGCCGGCCGCACGCCCACCTACGTGCTGGGCCTTTGGGCCAGCATTGCCCTTATTTCGGGCCTGGCTTCCCTGGCGGGCTACTCCCTGTTCAGCGGTTTTTCGGCGGAGGTAGTGGCCGCTACCACGGCCGTGTCGGCGGGGGCAGTACTGGCCATGATTGCCGACACCATGATTCCGGAAGCGTTTGAGGTAGCCCACAATTTCACGGGCCTTATCACCGTACTCGGCTTTTTGGTATCGTTTGTACTAAGCAAAATGGGTGGGTAA
- a CDS encoding DUF167 domain-containing protein: MPVLHLKAKPSGRRNQLELAPDGSVTVRLNAPAQDGKANAYLLSYLAEVFGVAKSSLTLLNGHAAPFKKVDVGGLSPQAFHMVLERFRVTKE, translated from the coding sequence GTGCCCGTTCTTCACCTGAAAGCCAAGCCCAGTGGCCGACGCAATCAGCTGGAACTAGCCCCCGACGGCAGCGTAACGGTCCGGCTGAACGCGCCCGCCCAAGATGGCAAGGCCAATGCTTACCTGCTCAGCTACCTGGCCGAGGTGTTTGGGGTAGCAAAATCCAGCCTAACGCTGCTGAATGGGCACGCGGCGCCTTTCAAAAAAGTAGACGTAGGTGGCCTTTCACCCCAGGCATTCCACATGGTGCTGGAGCGGTTTCGGGTTACGAAGGAGTAG
- a CDS encoding endonuclease III domain-containing protein produces the protein MTASLLPPAPDPSLAARRELALWAHERLCAEYGAPFPFFSSKDPLSELISSMLSHRTRNQDSHRAYQQLRARFPTWDQVREAPTAEVEAAISPCTWPEQKAPRLQQVLQEVSQRCGGPCDLQFLAEMPIPEARAWLEQLPGVGRKTSAAVLLFSTLRRPAMPVDSHHHRVAQRLGLIGPKVGEAAAHALLEDLLPLGWDAQQVYDHHEALMFHGQKCCYFHTPACGRCVVLARCPFGQARVGKVAE, from the coding sequence GTGACTGCTTCCCTCCTACCTCCCGCTCCCGACCCTAGCCTGGCTGCCCGCCGGGAGCTGGCGTTGTGGGCGCACGAACGCCTCTGCGCTGAATACGGGGCTCCTTTCCCGTTCTTCAGCTCCAAAGATCCGCTCAGTGAGCTTATTAGCTCCATGCTTTCCCACCGCACCCGTAACCAAGACTCGCACCGCGCCTACCAGCAGCTGCGGGCCCGCTTCCCGACGTGGGACCAAGTGCGCGAGGCCCCTACCGCCGAGGTGGAAGCTGCCATCAGCCCGTGTACCTGGCCCGAGCAGAAGGCCCCGCGCCTGCAACAAGTGTTGCAGGAGGTAAGCCAGCGCTGCGGTGGCCCCTGCGACCTGCAGTTCCTGGCTGAAATGCCAATTCCGGAAGCCCGGGCCTGGCTGGAGCAGTTGCCGGGGGTCGGCCGCAAAACCAGCGCCGCTGTGCTGCTGTTCAGCACCCTACGCCGCCCCGCCATGCCCGTCGACAGCCACCACCACCGGGTAGCTCAGCGTTTGGGGTTGATTGGTCCAAAGGTAGGCGAGGCTGCCGCCCATGCCTTGCTGGAGGATTTATTGCCGCTTGGCTGGGATGCCCAGCAGGTATACGACCACCACGAGGCCCTGATGTTTCACGGGCAGAAGTGCTGCTACTTTCACACCCCAGCCTGCGGGCGGTGCGTGGTACTGGCGCGGTGCCCCTTCGGGCAAGCCCGCGTGGGAAAAGTAGCGGAGTAA
- a CDS encoding response regulator — translation MRSVLLVEDDFFDTMTAQKAFEKFSVPHKLYTAFNGLEALDLLLGTNGVEPIRPLPEVILLDLNMPKMNGHEFLAEIQNFPELRAIPVFVTTTSGMDVDRLNVQHLGVRGYILKPLDFETSPDMVDSMNLLEKLLR, via the coding sequence ATGCGTTCTGTACTGCTCGTTGAAGACGACTTTTTCGATACCATGACGGCCCAGAAGGCCTTCGAGAAATTCAGTGTGCCGCACAAGCTCTACACGGCCTTTAATGGGCTAGAGGCGCTGGATTTGCTGCTGGGCACGAATGGTGTGGAGCCCATTCGGCCGCTGCCCGAAGTGATTCTGCTGGATTTGAACATGCCTAAGATGAACGGCCACGAGTTTCTGGCCGAAATCCAGAATTTCCCCGAGCTACGCGCAATTCCCGTGTTCGTCACAACCACCTCGGGCATGGACGTCGACCGGCTGAATGTCCAGCATTTGGGCGTGCGCGGCTACATTCTCAAGCCCCTGGACTTTGAAACCAGCCCGGATATGGTAGACAGCATGAATCTGCTGGAGAAGCTTTTGCGTTAG
- a CDS encoding sensor histidine kinase: MRLKLNTKIVLGFIIAVGVLLLTSAASWYCIQQLAYYTQRVEHTYQVLQGTANMRSNIRDAQSHIRSYLLLNDTAALTSFRKTLPEIHTNFELLRQLTLDNLNQQSRLDTLELATENEIAYLTTWTKRLPGTAAVRELVLGDRDRQLQVRALLERVRQEEETLLLERRRRQDFFETTTPAAIVVSAVLAAIIVLWLFTKITREVRANEELQRELAYNNEQVAHRIRIIESLANKVVQGDYTVKISDQEQDSLGNLATALNHMTQTLDTSFTALENRNRELDQFAYVASHDLKAPLRGVVTVVKWIEDELSQELSPQMRQYLEMIKGRLNRLEDLINGLLAYARAGRTEQKLEEVSVGQLVQDITELVVPPTFRVETPTPLPTFVTDRLSLQQVFTNLMGNATKYHHRPDGLLRISCRDLGECYEFRVQDDGPGIAPQFHQKVFLMFQTLRDRNSAESTGIGLSIVKRIVEEKKGTIHIESEEGKGAAFIFTWPK, translated from the coding sequence TTTATCATTGCCGTGGGCGTGCTGCTGCTTACCTCCGCTGCCTCCTGGTACTGTATCCAGCAGCTGGCTTACTACACCCAGCGCGTAGAGCATACCTACCAGGTGCTGCAGGGCACGGCCAACATGCGCTCTAACATCCGCGACGCGCAGAGCCACATCCGCAGCTACCTGCTGCTTAACGATACGGCCGCCCTAACCAGCTTCCGCAAGACGTTGCCCGAAATTCATACCAACTTCGAGTTGCTGCGGCAGCTTACCCTCGACAACCTCAACCAGCAAAGTCGCCTCGATACGCTGGAGCTGGCTACGGAAAACGAAATTGCCTACCTCACTACCTGGACGAAGCGCCTGCCCGGCACGGCGGCGGTGCGGGAGTTGGTTCTCGGCGACCGGGACCGGCAGTTGCAAGTACGGGCCCTGCTAGAGCGGGTGCGCCAGGAGGAAGAAACGCTGCTGCTGGAACGGCGCCGCCGCCAGGATTTCTTTGAAACCACTACCCCGGCCGCCATTGTGGTATCGGCGGTGCTAGCGGCTATTATTGTGCTGTGGCTGTTCACCAAAATAACGCGGGAAGTGCGGGCCAACGAGGAGTTGCAGCGCGAACTGGCCTACAACAACGAGCAGGTCGCGCACCGCATCCGCATCATTGAGTCGTTGGCTAATAAGGTAGTGCAGGGCGACTACACGGTGAAAATATCAGACCAAGAGCAGGACAGCCTGGGCAACCTGGCCACGGCGCTCAACCACATGACCCAAACCCTGGACACCAGCTTCACGGCCCTGGAAAACCGTAACCGGGAGCTTGACCAGTTTGCTTACGTGGCCTCCCACGATTTGAAAGCGCCCCTGCGCGGGGTTGTTACGGTGGTTAAATGGATTGAGGACGAGCTCAGCCAGGAGCTCAGCCCCCAGATGCGCCAGTACTTGGAAATGATTAAGGGCCGGCTGAACCGACTCGAGGACCTGATTAATGGCCTGCTGGCCTACGCCCGCGCCGGTCGCACAGAGCAAAAGCTGGAAGAAGTGTCCGTCGGTCAGCTGGTGCAGGACATCACGGAGCTGGTTGTGCCGCCTACCTTCCGGGTAGAAACGCCTACCCCACTGCCCACCTTTGTTACCGACCGCCTGAGCCTGCAGCAGGTATTCACGAACCTGATGGGCAATGCCACCAAGTACCACCACCGCCCCGACGGCCTGCTGCGCATCAGTTGCCGCGACTTGGGTGAATGCTACGAGTTTCGGGTGCAGGACGATGGCCCGGGCATTGCGCCCCAGTTTCACCAAAAGGTGTTTCTGATGTTCCAGACCTTGCGCGACCGAAACTCGGCCGAGAGCACCGGTATTGGGCTCAGCATCGTAAAGCGCATCGTCGAAGAAAAGAAAGGCACTATTCACATCGAGTCTGAGGAAGGCAAAGGAGCCGCCTTCATCTTCACCTGGCCCAAGTAA